A genomic region of Granulicella cerasi contains the following coding sequences:
- a CDS encoding AraC family transcriptional regulator encodes MPDKKKNVAPGSPAVQEARRSLARRIASMTGGAGEHVTAVPGVVLYNRDEPTPCYRASYEPSLSIFVQGRKHVILGEVEYVCDPSSFLLSSIDVPAQSQIVEASEKTPLLVMFLRFDMPMVREILAREDLPEAEVDSHRQGLAVGETTLGLLSACQRLLDLVDTPEDIPFLSPLIQREIIYRLLKTPQAGRLRAIATSGDLVQRTARAISWLRANFTKPLSVEELAVTARMGVSTLHHQFRALTSMSPLQYQKMLRLQTARERMLMDGLDATTAAYEVGYESISQFSREYSRCFGLPPIRDIRALKSSGLMTEARLG; translated from the coding sequence ATGCCTGACAAGAAGAAAAACGTTGCCCCTGGCAGCCCAGCCGTACAGGAAGCGAGGCGATCCCTTGCCCGTCGCATTGCTTCGATGACAGGAGGCGCAGGCGAACATGTGACTGCGGTTCCAGGCGTTGTTCTATACAACCGTGACGAGCCGACGCCGTGCTATCGAGCTTCGTATGAGCCCAGCCTGAGCATCTTTGTACAAGGGCGAAAGCACGTCATTCTGGGCGAAGTTGAGTACGTTTGCGATCCCTCGTCGTTTCTTCTTTCCTCAATCGACGTGCCCGCTCAGAGCCAAATTGTGGAGGCATCAGAAAAGACTCCGCTGCTGGTGATGTTCCTGCGCTTCGATATGCCGATGGTCAGAGAAATCCTGGCGCGAGAGGACCTGCCTGAAGCTGAAGTCGATTCTCACCGGCAAGGCCTGGCTGTTGGCGAGACGACGCTCGGCCTCCTCAGTGCGTGCCAACGTTTGCTCGATCTCGTGGATACGCCCGAGGACATCCCGTTTCTCAGCCCTCTGATCCAGCGCGAAATCATCTACCGTTTGCTCAAGACGCCGCAGGCCGGCCGCCTCCGCGCGATTGCGACAAGTGGGGACCTCGTGCAGCGAACGGCACGAGCCATCTCCTGGTTGCGCGCAAACTTTACAAAGCCGCTCAGCGTGGAGGAGCTTGCCGTTACAGCGCGCATGGGCGTCTCCACACTGCATCATCAGTTCCGTGCTCTGACGTCCATGAGCCCCTTGCAGTACCAGAAGATGCTCCGGCTGCAAACGGCACGGGAACGCATGTTGATGGACGGTCTTGATGCGACAACCGCCGCTTATGAGGTGGGATACGAGAGCATCAGCCAGTTCAGCCGTGAATACAGCCGCTGCTTTGGTCTCCCACCAATCCGGGACATCCGTGCGCTCAAGTCAAGCGGCCTTATGACTGAGGCGCGGCTCGGATGA
- a CDS encoding histidine kinase, whose amino-acid sequence MKRSSEQTQKTPEEWLRSVEEHTTDAKRGRFKIFLGYAPGVGKTFSMLSEGIRRASRGEDVVIGIVETHGRSGTAELVGQLESVPRRQVEYKGTIFTELDVDAVLTRAPSVALIDELAHTNVEGSRKAKRYEDVLELLDHGINVVSTINVQHVESLNPRVQALTGIAVREQVPDWVLDRADEIVLSDLTPEALVTRMRRGDIYPAERIERSLANFFRRGNLIALREMALQRVTRAVDRTLDEYVKRKNLGSHWSISEKVAVCISANAQARDLIARGARLAEALNAELYVLHVENSQALTEERKHALDVALKLAENLGAQVKILRGKNTALVTAEYVREQRITQAIVGRSATHGLRSYLYYLALQRFMAEAPHVDLHIVTQEEK is encoded by the coding sequence ATGAAGCGATCCAGCGAGCAAACGCAAAAGACACCGGAGGAATGGCTTCGCAGTGTGGAAGAGCACACGACCGACGCCAAACGCGGTCGCTTTAAGATCTTCCTCGGCTATGCGCCGGGCGTCGGCAAGACCTTCAGCATGTTGAGCGAAGGCATACGTCGCGCATCGCGTGGAGAAGATGTCGTCATCGGAATCGTAGAGACGCACGGCCGCAGTGGCACCGCTGAACTCGTGGGTCAACTGGAATCCGTGCCTCGGCGTCAAGTGGAGTACAAGGGCACCATCTTCACTGAGCTTGATGTGGATGCGGTCTTAACGCGCGCGCCCAGTGTGGCGCTCATTGATGAACTGGCCCACACGAACGTCGAAGGCAGCCGCAAGGCCAAGCGGTATGAGGATGTGCTCGAACTGCTTGACCACGGCATCAACGTTGTCAGCACGATCAACGTGCAGCACGTTGAAAGCCTCAATCCGCGCGTGCAGGCGCTGACGGGCATTGCGGTGCGAGAACAAGTGCCTGACTGGGTGCTCGATCGCGCCGATGAGATCGTGCTGAGCGACCTCACGCCGGAGGCGCTCGTTACGCGGATGCGAAGAGGCGACATCTATCCAGCCGAACGTATCGAGCGTTCGCTGGCGAACTTCTTCCGGCGCGGCAACCTGATCGCTCTCCGTGAGATGGCGTTGCAACGCGTGACCCGCGCCGTCGACCGCACGCTGGATGAGTATGTGAAGCGCAAGAACCTCGGATCGCACTGGTCGATCTCAGAAAAGGTCGCAGTATGCATCAGCGCCAATGCCCAGGCGCGCGACCTGATTGCGCGCGGTGCACGACTGGCAGAGGCCCTTAACGCCGAGCTGTACGTGCTGCACGTTGAGAACTCGCAAGCACTGACCGAGGAGCGAAAGCACGCGCTCGATGTCGCCCTGAAACTTGCTGAGAACCTCGGCGCTCAAGTGAAGATCCTGCGTGGCAAAAACACCGCGCTCGTCACCGCCGAGTACGTGCGCGAGCAGCGCATCACGCAAGCCATCGTCGGACGATCCGCAACGCACGGACTGCGATCCTACCTGTACTACCTCGCCCTTCAACGCTTCATGGCGGAGGCTCCGCACGTCGATCTGCACATCGTGACGCAAGAGGAGAAGTAG
- a CDS encoding putative quinol monooxygenase — translation MLLKRTIYRILPLAAFAASILVTPGYAQVTDQRIVRIAELEIDPSQLAAYKAALQEEIEASIRLEPGVSALYAVSVKDQPNQVRLFESYSSQSAYESHLRTAHFLKYKASTQTMVKSLTLIETDPILLGSK, via the coding sequence ATGTTGCTGAAGCGAACCATCTACCGCATCCTTCCGTTGGCAGCGTTCGCTGCTTCCATCCTTGTAACGCCGGGGTATGCACAAGTGACTGACCAACGCATCGTGAGAATCGCAGAGCTGGAAATCGATCCGAGTCAACTAGCGGCCTATAAGGCAGCGCTCCAAGAAGAGATCGAAGCGTCGATCCGGCTGGAGCCCGGCGTGTCGGCTCTCTATGCGGTATCGGTGAAGGATCAACCCAACCAGGTTCGGCTCTTCGAGAGTTACAGCAGCCAGTCTGCGTATGAATCGCACCTGCGGACGGCCCACTTTCTGAAGTACAAGGCCTCTACACAGACCATGGTGAAGTCGCTTACCTTGATTGAGACGGATCCGATTCTTCTTGGCTCAAAGTGA
- a CDS encoding alpha/beta fold hydrolase produces the protein MTSVQRNNVKISGKGSQVIMFAHGYGCDQAMWRAVAPSFEDDYKVILFDYVGSGHSDPTAFSRTQYSTLRGYAADVIGIIEELKLEKVNFIAHSVSSMIGALAAIQRPELFENLVMIGPSPSYINDGEYLGGFERSDIEDLLEMLDNNHSGWSAMMAPIIMGNPERPELASELEASFCNTDPIHAQHFARVTFLSDNRADLLNLRSRTLILQCDKDAIAPVSVGQYVQRCIPRSQLIVMEATGHCPHLSSPGVVTQAIRNFL, from the coding sequence TTGACATCTGTTCAACGTAACAACGTGAAGATCAGCGGCAAAGGTTCACAAGTCATCATGTTTGCCCATGGCTATGGCTGCGACCAGGCGATGTGGCGCGCCGTTGCTCCCTCGTTCGAAGACGACTATAAGGTCATCCTGTTCGACTACGTTGGTTCCGGTCACTCAGATCCCACGGCTTTCAGTCGCACGCAGTACAGCACCCTTCGAGGGTACGCTGCTGACGTGATCGGGATCATCGAAGAACTCAAGCTCGAAAAAGTGAACTTCATAGCCCATTCGGTGAGTTCCATGATCGGTGCGCTTGCAGCCATTCAGCGTCCAGAGCTTTTCGAGAACCTGGTCATGATCGGTCCCTCCCCGAGTTATATCAACGATGGTGAGTACCTGGGCGGATTCGAGCGGTCTGACATCGAGGACCTGCTTGAAATGCTGGACAACAATCACTCCGGCTGGTCGGCAATGATGGCTCCGATCATCATGGGAAATCCCGAACGGCCGGAATTGGCCTCCGAACTGGAAGCAAGTTTCTGCAACACAGACCCGATTCATGCTCAGCACTTCGCGCGTGTGACCTTCCTGTCGGATAATCGAGCGGATTTGTTGAACCTGCGCTCGCGGACGCTGATTCTGCAATGCGATAAAGATGCCATTGCTCCTGTCAGCGTGGGACAATATGTGCAGCGATGCATACCGAGAAGCCAGCTGATTGTGATGGAGGCGACAGGCCACTGTCCGCATCTGAGCTCCCCCGGCGTCGTGACCCAAGCGATCCGGAACTTCCTTTGA
- the kdpF gene encoding K(+)-transporting ATPase subunit F, with the protein MACNASIGAEANLCCSLKFHPDSTHHAVSLLPLSRYRCRLAAATSANLQPVRKESLRHDGPDLCCLHRLAFRRCICLPPWLRHVERNSTVILNATLLLLSALLLIYLVYALLRPEKF; encoded by the coding sequence ATGGCCTGCAACGCTTCAATAGGCGCTGAGGCAAATCTGTGCTGTTCTCTGAAGTTTCATCCCGATTCGACGCATCACGCCGTAAGCCTCCTGCCGCTTTCACGCTATCGCTGCCGCCTTGCAGCGGCCACCTCTGCCAACCTACAGCCCGTCCGGAAGGAGTCCTTGCGTCATGATGGACCTGATCTGTGCTGTCTCCACCGTCTTGCTTTTCGCCGTTGCATTTGCCTACCTCCATGGCTGCGACACGTTGAAAGGAACTCGACAGTGATCCTCAACGCCACTCTTCTACTCCTGTCAGCGTTGCTGCTGATCTACCTTGTTTACGCTCTGCTTCGCCCGGAGAAGTTCTAG
- a CDS encoding PAS domain S-box protein, whose amino-acid sequence MHTEKPADCDGGDRPLSASELPRRRDPSDPELPLIGLSPQKISSSFEDLFENAPCGYVVMNLDGQIVQANAAFLDLSKLDRSSVIGASFRNLLGSAGAIFFDTQLLPALLLNGRRKEIALDLRTSKGRVPVLVNFSVQYMEGEAVSIRAVLLDAAERRRFERDLLRARNEAEQLSEVILHSSDAVITSHVDGTIRNWSNGAAKMFGFGSADAVGRSFTELVLSADARGLLALPILELANGREFSGEVVAHRADGTSFDASIMLSPHMEAPGTFLAFSAVLRDISLQKRAEKALLQNEKLASVGRLASSIAHEINNPLESVINLLYILDFKVSTPELKALVNTAQEELARVSQITTHTLQFHRQSSNRTDLNVTALFESVIALYRARLRNSNIEPRMGHRTAETLHCHEGELRQIVLNLVGNAADAMKNGGVLHLRCRDSRNWRNGEYGVRILIADTGTGMDKATLSKIFEPFFSTKGIGGTGLGLWITHDLVEKNKGLMTVRSSHHPNHSGTVFNLFFPHPR is encoded by the coding sequence ATGCATACCGAGAAGCCAGCTGATTGTGATGGAGGCGACAGGCCACTGTCCGCATCTGAGCTCCCCCGGCGTCGTGACCCAAGCGATCCGGAACTTCCTTTGATCGGGTTGTCACCACAGAAAATCTCGTCTTCGTTTGAAGACCTCTTCGAAAATGCCCCGTGTGGCTATGTCGTAATGAACCTGGATGGGCAGATCGTCCAGGCGAATGCTGCGTTCCTGGACCTTTCGAAGCTTGATCGCAGCAGCGTCATCGGTGCCAGTTTTCGCAACCTTCTGGGATCTGCGGGCGCAATCTTCTTTGATACGCAGCTGCTTCCCGCTCTGCTATTGAATGGTCGCCGCAAGGAGATCGCGCTTGATTTGCGGACTTCGAAGGGCCGCGTCCCCGTCCTCGTGAATTTCTCTGTCCAATACATGGAGGGCGAGGCGGTCAGCATCCGCGCTGTTTTATTGGATGCCGCTGAGAGGCGACGATTTGAGCGAGACCTGCTGCGCGCTCGCAACGAAGCCGAACAGTTATCCGAAGTCATTCTTCACTCCTCGGACGCTGTCATCACCTCTCACGTGGATGGAACGATTCGGAATTGGAGCAATGGGGCGGCGAAGATGTTTGGGTTCGGCTCTGCCGACGCCGTGGGACGATCTTTCACGGAATTGGTGCTGTCAGCTGACGCTAGAGGTCTGCTGGCACTACCGATTCTAGAGCTGGCAAATGGCCGTGAATTCAGCGGTGAGGTCGTCGCACACCGTGCGGACGGCACCAGCTTTGACGCTTCGATTATGTTGTCGCCGCATATGGAGGCCCCCGGAACATTTCTCGCGTTCTCCGCGGTCTTGCGGGACATTTCACTGCAAAAGCGTGCCGAGAAGGCTTTGCTGCAGAATGAAAAACTGGCGTCGGTCGGCAGGTTGGCCAGTTCGATCGCGCACGAGATCAACAACCCTCTTGAGTCAGTGATCAACCTGCTCTACATCCTTGATTTCAAGGTATCCACGCCGGAACTGAAGGCACTGGTGAACACGGCGCAGGAAGAGCTTGCCAGGGTATCGCAGATCACCACTCACACCCTGCAGTTCCACCGTCAAAGCAGCAACAGGACAGACCTGAACGTAACGGCGCTGTTTGAGTCCGTCATTGCTCTTTATCGCGCGAGGCTCCGGAATTCAAACATTGAACCGCGTATGGGCCACCGGACCGCTGAAACGCTTCATTGCCACGAGGGCGAGCTACGGCAGATTGTTCTCAACCTTGTTGGAAACGCCGCGGACGCGATGAAGAACGGGGGCGTCTTGCACCTTCGATGCAGGGATTCAAGAAACTGGCGCAACGGAGAGTATGGCGTCCGCATCCTCATTGCAGACACCGGCACGGGAATGGACAAAGCGACCCTGTCGAAAATTTTCGAGCCATTCTTCTCAACAAAGGGGATCGGCGGAACCGGCCTTGGCCTATGGATCACGCACGATCTGGTCGAGAAAAACAAAGGGCTCATGACCGTCCGGAGTTCGCACCATCCGAACCACTCTGGAACGGTCTTCAATCTCTTTTTCCCTCATCCCCGCTAA
- a CDS encoding DUF2255 family protein, with protein MSTWTKERLHEIATTDDLHIAPFREDGTTTGTPTWIWSVVVDGDLYVRAYNGTSSRWYRAASKQKAGQITAAGKTNDVTFEQVQGEVNDQIDAAYRLKYASSPYLNPMIGDRARAATVRILPKS; from the coding sequence ATGAGCACATGGACGAAAGAACGGCTTCACGAGATCGCTACAACAGACGACTTGCATATCGCTCCGTTCCGCGAAGATGGCACAACAACGGGCACGCCGACATGGATATGGTCTGTGGTGGTCGATGGCGACTTGTATGTGCGCGCCTATAACGGAACATCGTCACGCTGGTATCGAGCAGCATCGAAACAGAAAGCCGGACAGATCACTGCGGCTGGCAAGACGAACGATGTCACATTCGAGCAGGTACAGGGTGAGGTCAACGATCAAATCGACGCTGCGTATCGCCTGAAGTACGCGTCCAGCCCGTACTTGAACCCGATGATCGGTGACCGCGCGCGTGCGGCCACGGTACGCATCCTGCCGAAATCTTAG
- a CDS encoding sensor histidine kinase: MNSRRFIAVTRWVVAFGALAGIVIAYRQWVHVNPTTVALTLVLFVLVLAAQWELRYAVAVSVAATAAYNFYFLPPVGTFTIVDPQNWLALFTFLATSIIGSRLSQWGRAEAEKALTRQRELEVLYLLSRELLQVETVASAVQAAPSLINTSAFAESVVLYLLNGDKLYQAGIHPVTGAEVPRLRQMALTLSVAQSSLGNEVIVPLRTGVRPRGLLAIRGASLTMDGLEAVGGLVSITLDRAQAIEEAAKAEANKESERLRTLILDSITHELRTPLTSIKGAAQSLLSDPEPQASARKELASIVEEEANRLDRLVGQAVEMAQLEAREVQMQIEPLSMQMLVEEALESCSWVAATHPLEIHVPDEPRVAGDRELLGKVICNLLENAAKYSSAGSPIFVSTEVREGMLATSIADRGVGIDPSEQALIFDRLYRSKVQASGTSGTGMGLSICRAIIDSHHGSIAVTSQLGQGSVFTFTLPLTGN, encoded by the coding sequence ATGAACTCACGACGTTTCATTGCTGTCACGCGTTGGGTGGTGGCCTTCGGCGCTCTCGCCGGAATTGTAATCGCATATCGTCAATGGGTACATGTGAACCCCACGACCGTTGCTCTGACACTTGTTCTCTTCGTGTTGGTGCTTGCAGCGCAGTGGGAACTACGTTATGCGGTCGCAGTCTCCGTTGCCGCAACCGCTGCGTACAACTTCTACTTCCTGCCGCCGGTGGGCACGTTCACCATTGTGGACCCGCAGAATTGGCTTGCGCTCTTTACCTTTCTGGCGACGAGCATCATCGGCAGTCGGCTGTCGCAGTGGGGAAGAGCCGAAGCGGAGAAAGCCCTGACGCGGCAGCGTGAACTCGAAGTTCTGTACCTGTTGAGCCGCGAGTTGCTCCAGGTGGAGACGGTAGCAAGCGCGGTGCAGGCGGCGCCGAGTCTCATCAACACATCGGCTTTCGCGGAGTCGGTGGTGCTCTATCTGCTGAACGGAGACAAGCTTTACCAGGCGGGGATCCACCCAGTCACAGGCGCTGAAGTGCCGCGCCTTCGGCAGATGGCTCTCACGCTCTCGGTAGCGCAATCATCGCTTGGCAACGAAGTCATCGTTCCTCTGCGAACAGGAGTGCGCCCGCGCGGGTTGCTCGCCATTCGAGGCGCGAGCTTGACGATGGATGGGCTTGAAGCTGTCGGTGGACTCGTCTCGATTACGCTGGACCGCGCACAGGCGATTGAGGAGGCGGCGAAAGCCGAAGCTAACAAGGAGAGCGAACGACTGCGCACGTTGATCCTGGATTCGATCACGCATGAACTGCGTACACCCCTGACCTCGATCAAGGGAGCTGCGCAGTCTCTGCTGTCGGACCCCGAACCGCAAGCTTCTGCGCGAAAGGAGTTGGCGAGCATCGTCGAAGAAGAGGCTAATCGACTGGATCGTCTCGTTGGTCAAGCTGTTGAGATGGCGCAACTCGAGGCCCGCGAAGTGCAGATGCAAATCGAACCTCTCTCCATGCAGATGCTGGTGGAAGAAGCGCTGGAGTCTTGCTCGTGGGTTGCCGCAACGCATCCGCTGGAGATCCATGTTCCAGACGAACCACGAGTGGCCGGTGATCGTGAACTTCTGGGCAAAGTAATCTGCAACCTGCTCGAGAATGCCGCCAAGTATTCGTCTGCGGGTTCGCCGATCTTCGTGAGTACCGAGGTCCGAGAGGGAATGCTTGCGACCAGCATCGCCGATAGAGGCGTTGGTATTGATCCCTCTGAGCAAGCGCTGATCTTCGATCGACTGTATCGCTCGAAGGTACAAGCGTCGGGCACGTCCGGAACAGGAATGGGGCTTTCGATCTGTCGCGCGATCATCGATTCCCACCACGGCAGCATCGCGGTCACGAGCCAACTGGGACAAGGATCGGTGTTCACCTTCACGCTCCCGCTGACGGGAAATTAG
- a CDS encoding carboxymuconolactone decarboxylase family protein → MSDVQAVSPALAHYTEGPLMNGLWKRPELSPRDRSVVTVATLIARIQLVEMSHHFALTLDNGVKPSELSEIITHLAFYAGWPNAMSAVAVAKEIFHARGIGVDQLPPAQGKLLPLNEEAENQRATQVGNNFGATSPGLVQNTTDLLFRDLWLRPALAPRDRSLVTVSALIANGQTAQITYHLGRAMDNGLTQEQASEVLTHIAFYAGWPCAFSALPVVKDVFEKRQK, encoded by the coding sequence ATGAGTGATGTTCAAGCAGTCTCACCGGCATTGGCTCACTACACAGAGGGTCCGCTGATGAACGGCTTGTGGAAGCGCCCCGAGCTTTCACCGCGTGATCGCAGCGTCGTCACAGTGGCGACTTTGATTGCGCGCATCCAGCTCGTAGAGATGTCGCATCACTTCGCACTCACGCTCGACAACGGCGTAAAGCCTTCAGAACTTTCCGAGATCATCACGCACCTCGCCTTCTATGCGGGATGGCCCAATGCGATGTCGGCAGTCGCGGTCGCGAAGGAGATCTTCCACGCGCGCGGCATTGGCGTGGATCAGCTCCCACCGGCTCAGGGTAAGCTGCTGCCTCTCAACGAAGAAGCAGAGAACCAGCGCGCAACGCAGGTAGGAAACAACTTCGGTGCGACCTCGCCTGGTCTTGTGCAGAACACAACGGATCTGCTCTTCCGTGATTTGTGGCTTCGTCCTGCGCTTGCGCCGCGTGATCGCAGCCTGGTGACTGTCAGCGCTCTGATCGCGAACGGGCAGACGGCGCAGATTACGTATCACCTCGGTCGCGCGATGGACAACGGTCTGACGCAAGAACAAGCCTCTGAAGTGCTGACACACATTGCGTTCTACGCAGGCTGGCCATGCGCCTTTTCAGCTCTGCCTGTGGTCAAGGACGTCTTCGAGAAGCGTCAGAAATAA
- a CDS encoding (R)-mandelonitrile lyase, whose amino-acid sequence MKNLLLAMLAPLMLVTGLAQTPSPADASKGLTISHAGVRPVVDGSPKFFTGSAKVEQLFPATAPSRVSAGIVTFAPGARSAWHTHPLGQVLIITAGTGRVQMEGGPIQVVHAGDVVIIPAHVKHWHGAAPDASMSHIAIQDNLDGDAVDWLEPVTDQQYNGSK is encoded by the coding sequence ATGAAAAACCTTCTTCTAGCGATGCTGGCGCCTCTCATGCTCGTGACAGGACTGGCTCAGACTCCCTCGCCGGCTGACGCTTCCAAGGGACTCACCATCAGCCACGCCGGTGTGCGGCCCGTGGTCGATGGCTCACCGAAGTTCTTCACCGGCTCCGCGAAGGTTGAACAGTTGTTTCCTGCGACTGCACCCTCGCGGGTCTCCGCTGGTATTGTGACCTTCGCTCCCGGAGCACGAAGTGCATGGCACACCCATCCACTCGGCCAGGTCCTCATCATCACCGCTGGTACGGGCCGCGTCCAAATGGAGGGCGGTCCAATCCAGGTTGTTCACGCGGGAGATGTTGTCATCATCCCAGCCCATGTGAAGCACTGGCATGGTGCCGCTCCTGATGCCTCGATGTCTCACATCGCGATTCAGGACAACCTTGACGGCGATGCCGTGGATTGGCTTGAGCCTGTGACGGACCAGCAATACAACGGCAGCAAGTAA
- a CDS encoding porin, whose translation MNRNTRRVGLVGRLTFVTFIAWHAVVSVAQSSENTIPVPVASTELTQGNFFQRFAHFYKADWSGTLPASPVPERRALDAPLDSAPFPSTDWGYGGSPAIGLPDANSYPLMTALKLQNSRTKVYGWVAPSFNYSTSSKSNFPVSYDLFPNSVVLNQAVVYVERLPDTVQNRHFDWGFHLTGLYGNDYRFTTAKDYFSQQLLLFNRRYGFDPVLEYADLYFPFKQGLNIRIGRFLSVPGIEAQLAPNNYNMSHSLLYTIDPFTDTGIIGTLKLSKQWIVQLGLSAGHDVAPWSVDRKASGIACLNYSTASNHDNFYVCANGINDGKYAYNNLQDFDATWYHRFNAKWHSASEAWFMYERDVPNVAGNVDSPAPIEIGANGAACHAGQVRCTAPEWAIVNYINREVNTKLMVGFRSDILNDKKGQRTGIAGKYTENTLYATKYFGSTVMLRPEIRFDHSWDRNGYNNGTARNQFFAGADLIYKF comes from the coding sequence ATGAACCGCAACACGCGTCGGGTTGGGCTTGTGGGCCGCCTGACTTTTGTAACGTTTATCGCATGGCATGCAGTCGTCAGTGTCGCGCAATCATCCGAGAATACGATCCCCGTTCCCGTGGCTTCGACTGAATTGACACAGGGGAATTTCTTCCAGCGCTTTGCGCATTTTTACAAAGCGGACTGGAGCGGAACGCTCCCCGCTTCGCCAGTCCCAGAGCGTCGCGCGCTCGACGCTCCTCTCGATAGCGCACCTTTTCCAAGTACGGACTGGGGCTATGGTGGATCCCCTGCGATCGGTTTGCCAGATGCCAATAGCTATCCGCTGATGACGGCATTGAAGCTGCAGAACTCACGCACCAAGGTCTACGGATGGGTGGCACCCAGCTTCAACTACAGCACTTCGTCGAAGAGCAACTTCCCGGTCTCCTATGACCTCTTCCCGAACAGCGTGGTCTTGAACCAGGCGGTCGTCTATGTCGAGCGCTTGCCAGATACGGTGCAGAATCGACACTTCGACTGGGGTTTCCACCTCACGGGCTTGTACGGCAATGACTATCGCTTCACGACCGCGAAGGACTACTTCAGCCAGCAGCTCTTGCTCTTCAATCGTCGCTACGGATTCGACCCTGTGCTGGAGTACGCCGATCTGTATTTTCCGTTCAAGCAGGGGCTGAATATTCGCATCGGTCGCTTTCTCTCGGTGCCGGGGATCGAAGCGCAGCTTGCGCCGAACAACTACAACATGTCGCACTCGCTGCTCTACACGATCGATCCGTTTACCGATACCGGCATCATCGGCACCTTGAAGCTCTCCAAGCAATGGATCGTGCAACTGGGCTTGTCCGCTGGTCACGATGTGGCTCCGTGGAGCGTTGATCGTAAGGCGTCCGGCATCGCGTGCTTGAACTACTCCACGGCGAGCAATCATGACAACTTCTACGTTTGCGCCAATGGCATCAACGATGGCAAGTACGCTTACAACAATCTGCAAGACTTCGATGCGACCTGGTATCACCGGTTCAACGCGAAGTGGCACTCTGCGTCGGAAGCATGGTTCATGTACGAGCGTGACGTGCCGAACGTTGCTGGGAACGTCGACAGCCCCGCGCCTATTGAAATTGGAGCAAACGGTGCAGCCTGCCATGCGGGACAGGTTCGTTGCACGGCGCCGGAGTGGGCGATCGTGAATTACATCAATCGAGAGGTCAACACGAAGCTCATGGTCGGCTTCAGATCAGACATCCTGAACGACAAGAAGGGGCAGAGGACAGGAATCGCCGGCAAATACACAGAGAACACTTTGTATGCGACGAAGTACTTCGGAAGCACGGTGATGCTACGTCCTGAGATCCGTTTCGATCACTCGTGGGATCGAAACGGGTACAACAACGGGACGGCGAGAAATCAGTTTTTCGCAGGGGCAGACCTGATCTACAAGTTCTAA
- a CDS encoding SDR family NAD(P)-dependent oxidoreductase, whose translation MNISFEGKVALVTGAASGLGFATAKAFAESGAAVVLADVDEKAVQAAAKELADKGFKTLAIRCDVSKDDEVEAMVKQTVKTFGRLDAAYNNAGIQNVLAETADSPRDDYDRVMSVNLRGVWSCMKFELQVMREQGSGAIVNCSSLGGLVGGNQRGTYHAAKHGVIGFTKSAALEYATRGIRVNDVCPGLIRTAMADQMEAGGQGEALKMMREMFVPMQREGRPEEIANAVLFLCSDAASYITGQSISVDGGYVMR comes from the coding sequence ATGAACATTTCATTTGAAGGCAAGGTGGCGCTCGTCACAGGCGCGGCATCTGGACTGGGTTTCGCGACGGCGAAGGCTTTTGCAGAATCGGGCGCAGCCGTTGTTCTTGCGGATGTAGACGAGAAGGCTGTTCAGGCAGCGGCCAAAGAATTGGCTGACAAGGGCTTCAAGACTCTGGCGATCCGCTGCGACGTCTCGAAGGACGACGAAGTCGAAGCGATGGTCAAGCAGACCGTAAAAACATTCGGACGCCTGGACGCGGCCTATAACAATGCGGGCATCCAGAACGTTCTTGCTGAGACCGCCGACTCGCCGCGCGACGATTACGACCGCGTCATGAGCGTGAATCTTCGTGGCGTCTGGAGCTGCATGAAGTTCGAGCTGCAGGTGATGCGTGAGCAGGGCAGCGGTGCAATCGTGAATTGTTCGTCGCTGGGAGGTCTGGTTGGCGGCAATCAGCGTGGAACGTATCACGCAGCAAAGCACGGCGTCATCGGCTTTACCAAGAGCGCAGCTCTTGAGTATGCAACCCGTGGCATCCGCGTGAATGATGTTTGCCCCGGCCTCATTCGCACGGCGATGGCCGATCAGATGGAAGCCGGTGGACAGGGCGAAGCGCTCAAGATGATGCGCGAAATGTTCGTACCGATGCAGCGTGAAGGACGTCCCGAAGAGATCGCCAACGCCGTGCTCTTCCTGTGCAGTGATGCAGCCAGCTACATTACCGGCCAGTCGATTTCCGTCGACGGTGGCTACGTGATGCGCTAG